The following coding sequences lie in one Musa acuminata AAA Group cultivar baxijiao chromosome BXJ3-1, Cavendish_Baxijiao_AAA, whole genome shotgun sequence genomic window:
- the LOC135628329 gene encoding endo-1,4-beta-xylanase 5-like: MGDLVTSISYDYTASIECLAEPQRAQYGGGIVRNPEFNDGSKGWSVFGFGQIVERTSDTGNRFLATDRRNLSHQSMSQKVYLERGMLYTFSAWLQVDQRNTTITAIFETAKDGLVPIGAVEARSGCWSMLKGGLTAKSSGPAEFHFESKDTSVEIWVDSVSLQPFTEGQWRAHQAESINKVRKKTVAIRAVDANGNAVPGASVSIQQKRSGFPFGCAIASTILENSAYQSWFTSRFTVTTFENEMKWPSNEPEQGKEQYADADAMLAFAKQHGIAVRGHNLVMDVPEAVQKWVQSLPTQQLREAVNKRFNSVIPRYRGQVIAWDVVNENIHNTYYEDKLGENASSIFYQQAHQLDPNALMFLNDFNTLEAPVDEKATPEKYLQRLQQIRSFGNLPRMAIGLESHFTIPDISYVRSALDKLAGANVPIWLTELDVANSNESKYLEDILREAYSHPAVQGIVMWGAWHPQGCWRMCLTDNNFKNLPTGDVVDKLIFEWKSDNLAATTDADGLYRAELFHGEYKITVSHPSSNSSSVRSFTLDSATQNNNVLTFIVLSN; this comes from the exons Atgg GGGATTTGGTGACTTCAATATCCTATGATTATACTGCGAGCATAGAG TGCTTAGCGGAGCCCCAGAGAGCTCAATATGGTGGTGGTATCGTCCGCAATCCAGAATTCAACGATGGCTCCAAAGGATGGTCGGTGTTCGGCTTTGGCCAGATAGTAGAGAGGACATCCGACACAGGTAACAGGTTCTTGGCTACGGACCGGAGAAACTTGTCACATCAAAGCATGTCTCAGAAGGTCTATCTGGAGCGGGGGATGCTCTACACCTTCTCAG CCTGGTTGCAGGTCGACCAAAGAAACACCACCATCACGGCCATCTTCGAGACGGCTAAGGATGGCTTGGTCCCCATCGGAGCGGTTGAAGCCCGGTCGGGGTGTTGGTCGATGCTCAAAGGTGGCCTGACTGCCAAATCCTCTGGCCCAGCTGAGTTCCACTTCGAG AGCAAGGACACAAGCGTGGAGATATGGGTGGACAGTGTGTCGCTGCAACCGTTCACGGAGGGTCAATGGCGAGCTCACCAAGCGGAGAGCATCAACAAG GTCCGCAAGAAGACTGTTGCAATCCGAGCCGTGGATGCCAATGGCAACGCCGTGCCCGGTGCATCAGTCTCGATTCAGCAGAAGAGGTCCGGCTTCCCCTTTGGTTGCGCCATCGCCAGCACCATCCTCGAGAACTCGGCATACCAGAGCTGGTTCACCTCCCGCTTCACCGTCACCACTTTCGAGAACGAGATGAAGTGGCCCTCGAACGAGCCGGAGCAGGGCAAGGAGCAGTACGCCGACGCGGACGCCATGCTCGCGTTCGCGAAGCAGCACGGCATCGCCGTCAGAGGCCACAACTTGGTCATGGACGTCCCTGAAGCCGTGCAGAAATGGGTGCAGTCGCTCCCCACGCAGCAACTTCGGGAAGCAGTGAACAAGAGGTTCAACTCCGTGATACCGAGATACCGAGGTCAGGTCATCGCTTGGGACGTCGTCAACGAGAACATCCACAACACCTACTATGAGGACAAGCTCGGCGAGAACGCGTCGTCCATCTTCTACCAGCAGGCGCACCAGCTCGACCCCAACGCGCTCATGTTCCTCAACGACTTCAACACACTGGAGGCGCCCGTAGACGAGAAAGCAACTCCGGAAAAGTACCTCCAGAGGCTGCAGCAGATCCGGTCCTTTGGAAATCTTCCGCGGATGGCGATCGGGCTTGAGAGCCACTTCACCATCCCGGACATATCTTACGTGAGATCTGCTCTCGATAAGCTTGCCGGAGCTAATGTTCCCATCTGGCTCACAGAACTGGACGTTGCTAACTCAAACGAG TCGAAGTATTTGGAGGACATACTGAGGGAGGCATACTCGCATCCAGCCGTGCAGGGGATTGTGATGTGGGGAGCATGGCATCCACAGGGATGCTGGAGAATGTGCTTGACAGACAACAACTTCAAGAACCTGCCGACCGGGGATGTGGTTGACAAGCTGATTTTTGAGTGGAAATCTGATAACCTGGCTGCAACAACAGATGCTGATGGTCTGTACAGGGCCGAGCTCTTCCATGGCGAGTACAAGATAACAGTAAGCCACCCTTCAAGCAACTCATCATCGGTGAGGAGCTTTACACTGGATTCAGCTACACAGAACAACAATGTACTCACGTTTATTGTCTTAAGCAACTGA
- the LOC135628328 gene encoding endo-1,4-beta-xylanase 5-like has translation HLFFFLQCLAEPPRPQYRGGIVRNPEFNDGLKGWSVFGYGKLAERTSDTGNRFLATDRRSLSHQSMSQKVYLQRGMLYTFSAWLQVDQGNTTVTAIFKTAKDGFVHVGAVEARSGCWSLLKGGLTAKSSDPAEFYFESKNTRVEIWVDSVSLQPFTEDQWRAHQEESINKVRKKTVAIQAVDANGHALPGASVSIQQTRSGFPLGCALKSTILQSSAYQSWFTARFNVTTFTNEMKWYSNERVEGNETYAVADAMLAFAKQHGIAVRGHNVVWDDRQYVQNWVQSLPTQKLREAVNRRFNSVMTRYRGQVIAWDVVNENVHFSYFESRLGENASSIFYQQAHQLDPNALMFLNDFNTLEAPEDEKVTPEKYLQKLRQIQSFGNFPRMAIGLEGHFTTPDISYMRSALDKLAGANVPIWLTEVDVAHSNESKHLEDILREAYSHPAVQGIVIFGVWNPKGCFSRMCLTDVNFKNLPTGDVVDKLISEWRTHNVSATTDADGLLRAELFHGEYKVTINHPSSNSSSVRSLTVDSASQNNNVLTVMV, from the exons catctcttcttcttcctacaGTGCTTAGCAGAGCCCCCGAGACCTCAATATCGTGGTGGTATCGTCCGCAATCCAGAATTCAACGATGGGCTCAAAGGATGGTCGGTATTCGGCTATGGCAAGCTAGCCGAGAGGACATCCGACACAGGTAACAGGTTCTTGGCTACTGACAGGAGAAGTTTGTCACATCAAAGCATGTCTCAGAAGGTCTATCTGCAGCGGGGGATGCTCTACACCTTCTCAG CCTGGTTGCAGGTCGACCAAGGAAACACCACCGTCACGGCCATCTTCAAGACGGCAAAGGATGGCTTCGTACACGTCGGAGCGGTTGAAGCCCGGTCGGGGTGTTGGTCGTTGCTCAAAGGTGGCCTGACAGCCAAATCCTCTGACCCAGCTGAGTTCTACTTCGAG AGCAAGAATACGAGGGTGGAGATATGGGTGGACAGTGTGTCGCTGCAACCGTTCACCGAGGATCAATGGCGAGCTCACCAAGAGGAGAGCATCAACAAG GTCCGCAAGAAGACTGTTGCAATCCAAGCCGTGGATGCCAATGGCCACGCCCTGCCCGGTGCATCAGTCTCGATTCAGCAGACGAGGTCCGGCTTCCCCTTGGGTTGCGCACTGAAGAGTACCATCCTCCAGAGCTCGGCATACCAGAGCTGGTTCACCGCTCGCTTCAACGTCACAACCTTCACGAACGAGATGAAGTGGTATTCCAACGAGAGGGTGGAGGGCAACGAGACGTACGCCGTGGCGGACGCCATGCTCGCGTTCGCTAAGCAGCACGGCATCGCCGTCAGAGGCCATAACGTCGTCTGGGACGACCGTCAATACGTGCAGAACTGGGTGCAGTCGCTCCCCACACAGAAACTCCGGGAAGCAGTGAACAGGAGGTTCAACTCCGTGATGACGAGATACCGAGGTCAGGTCATCGCTTGGGACGTCGTCAACGAGAACGTCCACTTCTCCTACTTCGAGAGCAGGCTGGGCGAGAACGCGTCGTCCATCTTCTACCAGCAGGCGCACCAGCTCGACCCTAACGCGCTCATGTTCCTCAACGACTTCAATACACTGGAGGCTCCCGAAGACGAGAAAGTAACTCCAGAAAAGTACCTCCAGAAGCTGCGGCAGATCCAGTCCTTTGGAAATTTTCCGCGCATGGCTATCGGGCTTGAGGGCCACTTCACCACCCCCGACATATCTTACATGAGATCTGCTCTCGATAAGCTTGCAGGAGCTAATGTTCCCATCTGGCTTACAGAAGTGGACGTTGCTCACTCAAACGAG TCGAAGCATTTGGAGGACATACTGAGGGAGGCATACTCGCATCCAGCCGTGCAGGGAATTGTGATATTTGGGGTATGGAATCCAAAGGGATGCTTCAGCAGAATGTGCTTGACGGACGTCAACTTCAAGAACCTGCCCACTGGGGATGTAGTTGACAAGCTGATTTCTGAGTGGAGAACTCATAATGTGTCTGCAACAACTGATGCTGATGGTCTGCTCAGGGCCGAGCTCTTCCATGGCGAGTACAAGGTAACAATAAACCACCCTTCAAGCAACTCATCATCGGTGCGGAGCTTGACAGTGGATTCAGCTTCACAGAACAACAATGTACTCACGGTTATGGTCTAA
- the LOC103987555 gene encoding surfeit locus protein 1, translated as MAASLSKTLRLRRSLLSVLSSPRLTPLSAFSSSHAPPPPPTFAAASSGSQAQEKERGKWSKALLFLPGAITFGLGTWQLFRRQEKIEMLDYRRKRLEMEPLKWNELSSSDHDFDSLEFRKVICEGDFDESKSVYIGPRSRSISGVTENGFYVITPLIPRITGPGSVQLPVLVNRGWVPRGWRKKLENSEKSDRSSSPEIVDAKQNEGSAWWKFWSKEPSVTKVEENSTAPTRVIGVVRGSEKPSIFVPENDPSTGQWFYVDVAMIARACGVPDNTLYIEDINEDVSASNPYPIPKDVNTLIRHSVMPQDHLNYTFTWYSLSAAVTYMALRRIRPKKSRR; from the exons ATGGCGGCATCTCTCTCCAAAACCCTAAGACTAAGGCGATCTCTCCTCTCGGTTCTTTCGAGCCCGAGACTAACTCCTCTCTCCGCCTTCTCTTCGTCTCACGCACCGCCGCCACCACCGACTTTCGCTGCCGCTTCATCCGGATCTCAAGCACAAG AGAAAGAAAGGGGGAAATGGTCCAAAGCTCTGCTCTTCCTTCCGGGCGCCATCACTTTTGGCCTGGGAACCTGGCAGCTCTTCAGAAGACAGGAGAAG ATAGAAATGTTGGATTACAGGAGGAAAAGACTGGAGATGGAACCGTTAAAGTGGAACGAGCTATCTTCCTCAGATCATGACTTCGATTCTTTAGAGTTTAGGAAGGTTAtctgtgaaggtgattttgatgAGAGCAAGTCAGTATATATCGGTCCTCGGTCTAGAAGCATATCAGGAGTGACAGAAAATGGGTTTTATGTTATTACTCCTTTGATTCCAAGGATAACTGGGCCTGGAAG TGTGCAGCTTCCTGTCCTAGTTAACAGAGGATGGGTCCCTCGTGGTTGGCGGAAAAAGTTAGAAAATTCAGAGAAATCTGACAGATCCTCAAGTCCAGAAATAGTAGATGCAAAGCAAAATGAAGGAAGTGCATGGTGGAAGTTTTGGTCTAAGGAACCCTCAGTCACAAAG GTGGAAGAGAATAGCACGGCTCCCACACGTGTTATTGGTGTAGTTCGAGGAAGTGAGAAACCTAGCATATTTGTTCCGGAGAATGATCCCAGCACTGGTCAGTGGTTTTATGTCGATGTTGCAATGATTGCTCGAGCATGTGGTGTCCCAGATAATACTCTTTATATTGAAGACATCAATGAAGATGTCAGCGCAAGCAATCCTTATCCAATCCCAAAAGATGTCAACACCTTGATCCGTCATTCAGTCATGCCTCAAGACCACTTGAATTATACATTTACATG GTACTCCCTCTCAGCGGCTGTGACATATATGGCTCTGCGTCGTATTAGGCCGAAGAAGTCACGGAGATAG